The Sphingobacterium bambusae genome includes a window with the following:
- a CDS encoding type IV secretion system DNA-binding domain-containing protein: MEESKEQQSLHRFLQFTIYLLVLLDILFFVGADYILELAGDTRHAGTMILGKLQAFKIYQHPFYSKLFTLMIIALVSIGTLSRKKKDLEVGKAIGLPFCLGVFFLPLSIWVYDQLGDATLGAISCFKSAYVLLTIAGTILLHLALDNMSKVISSKLGKDRWNIEGESFMQRTKPKLGRFVVNIPMLFYYKGKVRKGYVVLENVFRGTLLIGTPGSGKSFGVVMPVIRQFVALEFTMLIYDFKFPDLGKVAYYHYLLAKQGGKCEDYDFHVVNLTEPEKSRRLNPWRSEYLQSLADASETAEALVEAMKKGDKSGGSDQFFTQSAINFLSSCIYFFAKHEGGRYSSFPHVLAFLNRSYEEIFTVLFSNPELESLLSPFMTAFKARAFDQLEGQVGTLKVFISRLATKETFWVFSGDDFELKISDPRNPSILVLANDPNTQSINSACYSVILNRIMRLVNSRGNKPVGLIIDEAPTLYAHKIENLIAQARSNLVAVLLGLQELPQFKQQYGKETATSITAVVGNVLSGSVRNKETLDWLERIFGKVKQVSESLSIDRTKTSVSISERLEPLIPAGKIAALKAGEMVGMLASDAVEDYTGKYEPSAINCRINLDVKAIKQEEAQYRDLPAFYDFAGKKEEILLANFAQINSEVAEIVMGFRPASNA, encoded by the coding sequence ATGGAAGAATCTAAAGAGCAACAGTCCTTGCACCGCTTCTTGCAGTTTACTATCTACTTGCTCGTACTGCTCGATATTCTGTTTTTTGTTGGTGCTGACTATATATTGGAGCTAGCAGGGGACACTCGTCATGCGGGTACAATGATCTTGGGAAAACTACAGGCATTTAAAATTTACCAGCATCCATTCTACTCCAAGCTCTTTACGCTGATGATTATTGCGCTGGTATCTATCGGCACCTTGAGCCGTAAAAAGAAGGATCTCGAGGTTGGAAAGGCCATTGGTTTGCCTTTTTGTTTGGGGGTGTTTTTCCTTCCGCTCTCTATTTGGGTTTATGATCAGCTTGGAGATGCAACTTTAGGTGCGATTTCTTGTTTTAAAAGTGCGTATGTACTGCTAACCATTGCAGGGACAATCCTGCTACATCTAGCGCTGGACAATATGTCCAAAGTCATCAGCTCCAAATTGGGAAAGGATCGCTGGAACATCGAAGGGGAATCCTTTATGCAGCGTACAAAGCCGAAGCTTGGACGCTTTGTGGTTAATATTCCCATGCTTTTCTACTATAAAGGAAAGGTGCGCAAGGGCTACGTGGTGCTGGAAAATGTGTTCCGCGGTACGCTACTGATCGGTACCCCGGGTAGTGGGAAGAGTTTTGGCGTGGTGATGCCGGTGATCCGGCAGTTTGTCGCCCTAGAATTTACTATGCTGATCTATGATTTTAAGTTTCCCGATCTAGGAAAGGTGGCCTACTATCACTACCTGTTGGCTAAGCAGGGAGGCAAGTGTGAGGACTACGACTTCCATGTGGTTAATTTAACTGAGCCCGAGAAGAGTAGGCGACTGAACCCTTGGCGAAGCGAGTACCTACAATCGTTAGCTGATGCTTCGGAAACAGCGGAGGCGCTGGTGGAAGCGATGAAGAAAGGGGATAAGTCGGGAGGTAGTGACCAGTTCTTTACCCAATCGGCGATCAACTTTCTATCTTCCTGCATCTATTTCTTTGCCAAACACGAAGGAGGGCGCTATTCCAGCTTTCCGCATGTGCTTGCCTTTCTCAACCGGTCTTATGAGGAGATCTTTACGGTGCTATTTTCTAATCCCGAGCTGGAGTCGTTGCTTTCTCCATTTATGACCGCTTTTAAGGCGAGGGCCTTTGATCAGCTCGAAGGGCAGGTGGGAACGCTGAAGGTCTTTATCAGCCGCCTAGCGACCAAAGAAACCTTTTGGGTGTTTTCCGGCGATGATTTTGAGCTAAAGATTAGTGACCCGCGCAATCCATCCATATTGGTATTGGCCAATGATCCTAACACGCAAAGCATCAATTCGGCTTGTTACTCGGTCATCTTAAACCGTATAATGCGCTTGGTAAACTCCCGAGGAAATAAGCCCGTAGGCTTAATCATCGATGAGGCGCCAACGCTGTACGCCCATAAGATCGAAAACTTGATCGCTCAAGCGCGGAGTAATCTGGTCGCAGTGCTGCTCGGGCTTCAAGAGTTACCGCAGTTCAAACAACAGTATGGCAAGGAGACGGCAACATCAATTACCGCAGTAGTCGGAAATGTACTTTCTGGATCGGTGCGTAACAAAGAGACGCTGGACTGGTTGGAACGCATCTTTGGTAAGGTTAAGCAGGTTAGCGAAAGCCTTTCGATAGATCGTACCAAAACTTCGGTATCGATTTCCGAACGTCTGGAGCCGCTCATTCCCGCAGGAAAGATTGCTGCACTTAAAGCAGGGGAGATGGTCGGTATGTTGGCCTCGGACGCTGTAGAGGATTACACGGGCAAATATGAGCCATCGGCGATTAACTGCCGGATAAACTTGGATGTCAAAGCGATCAAGCAAGAGGAAGCGCAGTATCGTGATCTTCCTGCGTTTTACGATTTTGCTGGCAAAAAGGAGGAAATCCTACTGGCTAATTTTGCCCAAATCAATTCCGAAGTCGCGGAGATTGTGATGGGGTTCCGACCTGCGAGCAATGCATAA
- the traM gene encoding conjugative transposon protein TraM, with protein sequence MKIDFNKPRYVVPLILLPFLFIFFYIYKSTFDKQELPQAGKDSLQTGVADVSDQVREKALSGKLDAYRNQYRQADGYTAVGLIQEEETEKEMPGTLYNMRERQMLDSIDRAMKNRYSPSQEKGFPSATMQRPSFDAEDRAMEEALARLSAPQRSAPAEAVKVSEDPMDLFRKQMALVDSMGKANDPDYQAEQQRKDLEQGQLALAKSQPALMVSKAAGHTDGFNTVVPAKSETFISAIIDQNITGYVGSRLRIRLLEDIVAGSVPIKKGSYLYAQISGFSGQRVNLTITSAMIGEQILPINLEVYDHDGMRGLFVPASEFREFTKELGGNASQGITMQQMETNSQLAMSMVQKVFQSTSTAVSKMIRQNKAKIKYSTIVYLIDPQQLKTQF encoded by the coding sequence ATGAAAATAGATTTCAATAAACCGCGGTACGTCGTGCCGCTGATCCTGCTTCCCTTTTTATTTATCTTCTTTTATATCTATAAGTCGACTTTTGATAAGCAGGAGCTGCCCCAAGCAGGCAAGGACTCCCTGCAGACAGGAGTGGCCGATGTATCGGATCAGGTGCGCGAGAAGGCACTTTCTGGAAAATTAGATGCTTATCGGAACCAGTATCGTCAGGCAGATGGTTATACGGCTGTCGGCTTGATCCAAGAAGAAGAAACGGAGAAGGAGATGCCGGGAACGCTGTATAATATGCGCGAGCGGCAAATGCTCGACTCCATCGATCGGGCCATGAAAAATAGGTATAGCCCATCGCAGGAAAAAGGCTTCCCAAGTGCGACCATGCAAAGACCGTCCTTTGATGCCGAAGACCGCGCGATGGAGGAAGCTCTAGCCAGGCTGTCTGCTCCACAGCGGTCAGCGCCCGCGGAGGCCGTTAAAGTGAGTGAAGACCCCATGGACTTGTTTCGCAAGCAAATGGCGCTGGTCGATAGTATGGGGAAAGCGAACGACCCAGATTATCAGGCCGAGCAGCAGCGAAAGGATTTAGAGCAGGGGCAGCTGGCTTTGGCTAAGTCCCAGCCTGCGCTAATGGTTAGTAAGGCCGCTGGCCACACGGATGGTTTTAATACGGTCGTGCCAGCGAAATCGGAAACCTTTATCTCGGCCATAATTGACCAGAACATCACGGGCTATGTGGGGTCGCGCTTGCGTATTCGACTGCTAGAAGACATCGTGGCGGGTAGCGTGCCGATAAAAAAGGGGAGTTACCTTTATGCGCAGATATCGGGCTTTAGCGGGCAGCGCGTTAACCTCACGATTACCTCAGCCATGATTGGCGAGCAGATCCTGCCCATCAATCTGGAGGTCTATGACCATGATGGCATGCGCGGCCTTTTCGTACCTGCGTCCGAATTTCGGGAATTTACCAAGGAGCTTGGTGGTAATGCCTCCCAGGGCATCACTATGCAGCAGATGGAAACAAACAGTCAACTGGCCATGAGCATGGTACAGAAGGTATTCCAGTCTACCAGCACGGCGGTCAGTAAGATGATCCGCCAGAACAAGGCCAAGATCAAGTATAGCACAATCGTTTACCTGATCGATCCTCAACAATTAAAAACACAGTTCTAA
- the traN gene encoding conjugative transposon protein TraN yields MKSFLLSMLARFAMLSLFAQQPATFRSQLPQILLEKEVSLHILSPEPISYVDISSNQVIGDLPQENVLRLKWKPDSLAEGFSDVEGSLGVLTVVGESFIAQYELSFSDMAGISFAPASYSISPKDIKPLVGKATIPTSELRKHALTVLSSRKFRPLRKVKAHGVSMQLNAVYTVGDLVLLDITASNSTNLSYEIDQLRMKIEDRKITKATNVQAIEVEPIWQLYGHGTFKRSFRNIYVLKKMTFPANKILHIQLSEKQLSGRTLDLKVKYKDILEADTF; encoded by the coding sequence ATGAAATCATTTTTGCTATCTATGCTGGCACGCTTTGCCATGCTTTCGCTTTTTGCTCAGCAGCCGGCAACCTTCAGAAGCCAGTTGCCGCAGATACTGCTGGAAAAAGAGGTCTCACTTCACATCCTTTCACCCGAACCCATCAGCTATGTGGATATTTCCTCTAATCAGGTGATCGGCGATCTGCCCCAAGAAAACGTGCTTCGCTTAAAGTGGAAGCCTGATTCCTTAGCGGAGGGTTTTAGTGACGTTGAAGGAAGTCTCGGCGTGCTCACTGTCGTCGGTGAGAGTTTTATTGCGCAGTATGAACTTTCCTTCAGCGACATGGCAGGCATTTCTTTTGCTCCGGCGAGTTATAGCATCTCGCCCAAGGATATCAAGCCACTGGTAGGTAAGGCTACTATTCCAACTAGTGAACTTCGAAAGCACGCGCTTACGGTGCTTTCTAGTCGTAAGTTTCGACCACTTCGAAAGGTAAAGGCGCATGGCGTCAGCATGCAGTTAAATGCGGTTTACACGGTGGGTGATTTGGTGCTGCTGGATATCACGGCCAGCAACAGCACAAATTTGAGTTATGAGATTGACCAGCTACGCATGAAGATTGAAGATCGTAAGATTACCAAGGCTACCAATGTACAGGCTATAGAAGTAGAACCTATTTGGCAGCTCTATGGGCACGGAACCTTTAAGAGAAGTTTTCGGAATATCTATGTGCTAAAAAAGATGACCTTTCCAGCAAATAAAATCTTGCATATCCAGTTATCAGAAAAGCAGCTTTCCGGGCGAACTCTTGATCTGAAAGTCAAGTACAAGGATATCCTTGAGGCCGACACTTTTTAG
- a CDS encoding plasmid transfer protein, protein MSLLSNIGIMPLLQVQTVPDSFKDSFNFLQGNGIYEEGMMHFLKQMKSTIWTHYDAFTSDAQALSAIFMLIFFSIRAYEMMAGDKQLEIMPLLRPFGLIMVILWWPTFTRVVAFPTDIVAAKTEAMFDGSQTEINSLRLQRAKLMADLSNQIMTVQAEAETAKTEADTWYENAWESVQSSVKEGFASVWNPIVEMRNRLQAGFQLMLTSLVETLAIWLLRICVYVIFIIQIIFSTILIILGPFAVAASILPAFRDSFSTWIARFVSVNLYSGVAYLVMYIASLFQHYAMEAEISRYQVLVGTDGADLEKIAWFLGNGLLSFGIVIVTFVIGALTMLTVPSISTWIVSTSGVSSAASTMGRHAPMMSGLAGKLLGKSK, encoded by the coding sequence ATGAGCTTACTTTCTAATATAGGTATTATGCCCTTACTGCAAGTGCAAACGGTGCCGGACTCCTTTAAAGATTCTTTTAATTTCTTGCAGGGTAACGGAATCTACGAGGAGGGGATGATGCACTTTTTAAAGCAGATGAAAAGCACGATATGGACGCATTACGATGCCTTTACCAGCGATGCGCAAGCCCTCAGCGCCATTTTTATGCTGATTTTCTTTTCTATCCGTGCCTACGAAATGATGGCCGGAGACAAGCAGCTGGAGATTATGCCGCTGCTGCGTCCTTTTGGACTGATCATGGTGATCCTATGGTGGCCGACCTTCACGCGCGTTGTGGCTTTTCCAACAGATATTGTAGCTGCTAAGACCGAAGCGATGTTCGATGGTAGTCAGACGGAGATCAACAGCCTTCGTTTACAGCGCGCAAAACTCATGGCAGACCTTTCCAATCAGATAATGACTGTGCAGGCAGAGGCCGAGACGGCAAAGACCGAGGCGGATACTTGGTACGAAAATGCTTGGGAATCGGTGCAGTCTAGCGTCAAGGAAGGCTTTGCTTCGGTATGGAACCCGATCGTGGAGATGCGGAATCGCCTTCAAGCGGGTTTTCAGTTAATGTTGACTTCACTTGTCGAGACGTTGGCTATCTGGCTGCTGCGGATTTGCGTTTACGTGATATTTATTATTCAGATCATCTTTTCGACGATCCTTATCATTCTTGGGCCCTTCGCCGTGGCTGCAAGTATCCTGCCGGCATTCCGCGATTCCTTTTCCACCTGGATTGCCCGCTTCGTCTCGGTGAACCTGTATTCCGGCGTGGCTTATTTGGTGATGTATATCGCTTCGCTGTTTCAACATTATGCCATGGAAGCCGAAATCAGCCGCTATCAGGTATTGGTCGGCACCGATGGTGCAGATTTAGAGAAGATTGCTTGGTTCCTTGGTAATGGCCTGCTTTCCTTTGGTATCGTGATCGTCACCTTTGTTATTGGCGCGCTGACCATGCTTACCGTCCCCAGTATCTCTACATGGATTGTCTCCACTTCGGGTGTATCTTCCGCGGCTTCTACGATGGGACGTCATGCGCCAATGATGAGCGGTTTGGCCGGAAAACTTCTTGGTAAATCTAAATAG
- the traK gene encoding conjugative transposon protein TraK: MIIKNIEGKVRLATFIAGGSLLASLLISMIVSFFAYRQVASARQSIYIMDSGNVPMRASQTDVQMNRAAEYRSHIGRFHSLFFSLTPDDKFIEYQMKQAMYLIDESGALQYNNLKEKGFFNSILSSSAVLTIRTDSIVLDLPTRYFRFYGTQKIDRRSSTITRSLVTEGYLSDLEIRSENNPHGVLITKWKTLENKDQQNVQKNTL; the protein is encoded by the coding sequence ATGATTATTAAAAACATCGAGGGTAAGGTACGCCTTGCCACTTTTATTGCAGGGGGAAGCCTCTTGGCATCGCTGCTGATCAGTATGATCGTTTCTTTTTTTGCCTATCGGCAGGTAGCCTCAGCTCGTCAGAGCATTTACATCATGGACTCGGGTAATGTCCCCATGCGCGCCTCACAGACCGACGTGCAGATGAACCGCGCTGCGGAATACCGCTCGCACATTGGACGCTTCCATAGCTTGTTCTTCTCCTTAACGCCGGACGACAAGTTTATCGAGTACCAGATGAAGCAGGCGATGTACCTGATTGATGAGAGTGGCGCATTGCAGTATAACAATCTCAAGGAGAAAGGTTTCTTCAACTCTATTCTTTCCTCTAGTGCCGTGCTGACCATTCGTACGGACAGCATTGTGCTAGATTTGCCTACTCGATATTTCCGTTTCTACGGCACCCAAAAGATTGATAGGCGTAGTTCGACCATCACACGCTCACTGGTCACCGAAGGGTACCTGAGTGATCTAGAGATTCGCTCAGAAAACAATCCCCATGGGGTGCTGATCACTAAATGGAAAACACTGGAAAATAAAGATCAACAAAATGTCCAAAAAAATACACTCTAA